The Streptomyces sp. SS1-1 genome has a segment encoding these proteins:
- the femX gene encoding peptidoglycan bridge formation glycyltransferase FemX, whose product MSLTLRTISREQHLAYIQSLPSASHMQVPAWADVKAEWRSESLGWFDRSGELVGAGLVLYRQLPKIKRYLAYLPEGPVINWFSPNLTEWLEPMLAHLKQQGAFSVKMGPPVIIRRWDANSIKQGIQNPDVKRLRDIEADFIEPRAFEVADKLRRMGWQQGEDGGAGFGDVQPRYVFQVPLANRSLEEVHKNFNQLWRRNIKKAEKAGVEVVQGGYQDLEEWQRLYEITAVRDHFRPRPLSYFQRMWTALNTEDPNRMRLYFARHNGVNLSAATMLIVGGHVWYSYGASDNIGREVRPSNAMQWRMLRDAYALGATVYDLRGISDSLDETDHLFGLIQFKVGTGGQAAEYLGEWDFPLNKLLHKALDIYMSRR is encoded by the coding sequence ATGAGCCTGACCCTGAGGACGATCAGTCGCGAGCAGCATCTGGCGTACATCCAGAGCCTGCCGTCGGCGAGCCACATGCAGGTCCCGGCCTGGGCTGACGTCAAGGCGGAGTGGCGCTCGGAGAGCCTCGGCTGGTTCGACCGGAGCGGCGAGCTGGTCGGCGCGGGTCTCGTCCTCTACCGGCAGCTGCCCAAGATCAAGCGCTACCTCGCCTATCTGCCCGAGGGCCCGGTCATCAACTGGTTCTCCCCGAACCTGACCGAGTGGCTGGAGCCGATGCTCGCGCACCTGAAGCAGCAGGGCGCCTTCTCCGTGAAGATGGGCCCGCCGGTGATCATCCGGCGCTGGGACGCGAACTCCATCAAGCAGGGCATCCAGAACCCGGACGTGAAGCGGCTGCGCGACATCGAGGCCGACTTCATCGAGCCGCGCGCCTTCGAGGTCGCCGACAAGCTGCGTCGTATGGGCTGGCAGCAGGGCGAGGACGGCGGGGCCGGCTTCGGCGACGTCCAGCCCCGTTATGTCTTCCAGGTGCCGCTGGCCAACCGGTCGCTGGAAGAGGTCCACAAGAACTTCAACCAGCTGTGGCGCCGCAACATCAAGAAGGCCGAGAAGGCCGGCGTCGAGGTCGTCCAGGGCGGTTACCAGGACCTGGAGGAGTGGCAGCGCCTGTACGAGATCACGGCCGTGCGCGACCACTTCCGGCCGCGTCCCCTGTCGTACTTCCAGCGCATGTGGACGGCTCTCAACACCGAGGACCCGAACCGCATGCGGCTGTACTTCGCGCGGCACAACGGGGTGAACCTGTCGGCGGCGACGATGCTCATCGTCGGCGGCCACGTCTGGTACTCCTACGGCGCCTCCGACAACATCGGCCGCGAGGTCCGGCCCTCGAACGCGATGCAGTGGCGGATGCTGCGCGACGCCTACGCGCTCGGCGCCACCGTCTACGACCTGCGCGGCATCTCCGACTCGCTGGACGAGACGGACCACCTCTTCGGCCTGATCCAGTTCAAGGTCGGCACCGGCGGTCAGGCCGCCGAGTACCTCGGCGAGTGGGACTTCCCGCTGAACAAGCTGCTGCACAAGGCGCTCGACATCTACATGTCGCGTCGCTGA
- a CDS encoding alanine racemase, giving the protein MALTLYVDTARWRAHHKHVQEQFPGLVPVCKGNGYGFGHERLAEEATRLGSDILAVGTTYEAARIKDWFGGDLLVLTPYRRGEEPVPLPDRVIRSVSSVDGVYGLVGARVVIEVMSSMKRHGVSEHELSQLHAAIENVRLEGFAIHLPLDRTDGSDAVEEVIGWMDRLRAARLPLHTMFVSHLKAEELARLQQQFPQTRFRARIGTRLWLGDHDATEYRGAVLDVTRVSKGDRFGYRQQKTASDGFLVVVAGGTSHGVGLEAPKALHGVMPRAKGVARAGLATVNRNLSPFVWGGKQRWFAEPPHMQVSILFVPSDAPEPKVGDELVAHLRHTTTQFDRLVDR; this is encoded by the coding sequence ATGGCGCTCACGCTCTACGTCGACACCGCGCGCTGGCGGGCGCACCACAAGCACGTGCAGGAGCAGTTCCCGGGCCTCGTACCGGTCTGCAAGGGCAACGGCTACGGGTTCGGGCACGAGCGGCTGGCGGAGGAGGCCACCCGGCTGGGCTCCGACATCCTCGCGGTCGGCACGACGTACGAGGCCGCGCGCATCAAGGACTGGTTCGGCGGCGACCTGCTGGTGCTGACCCCGTACCGCCGCGGTGAGGAGCCGGTGCCGCTGCCGGACCGGGTCATCCGCTCGGTGTCGTCGGTGGACGGCGTGTACGGCCTCGTGGGCGCCCGCGTCGTCATCGAGGTGATGTCCTCGATGAAGCGGCACGGAGTGAGCGAGCACGAGCTGTCCCAGCTGCACGCCGCCATAGAGAACGTCCGGCTGGAGGGCTTCGCCATCCACCTGCCGCTCGACCGCACGGACGGCTCGGACGCCGTCGAGGAGGTCATCGGCTGGATGGACCGGCTGCGGGCGGCCCGGCTGCCGCTGCACACGATGTTCGTGAGTCACCTCAAGGCCGAGGAACTGGCACGCCTGCAGCAGCAGTTCCCGCAGACCCGCTTCCGCGCCCGGATCGGGACGCGGCTGTGGCTGGGGGACCACGACGCCACCGAGTACCGCGGCGCGGTCCTGGACGTCACGCGCGTGTCCAAGGGCGACCGCTTCGGCTACCGCCAGCAGAAGACCGCCTCCGACGGCTTCCTGGTGGTCGTGGCGGGCGGTACGTCGCACGGTGTGGGCCTGGAGGCGCCGAAGGCGCTGCACGGCGTCATGCCGCGCGCCAAGGGCGTCGCCCGCGCCGGTCTCGCCACGGTGAACCGGAACCTGTCGCCCTTCGTGTGGGGCGGCAAGCAGCGCTGGTTCGCGGAGCCCCCGCACATGCAGGTGTCGATCCTCTTCGTGCCGTCGGACGCGCCCGAGCCGAAGGTCGGCGACGAGCTGGTCGCCCATCTGCGGCACACCACCACGCAGTTCGACCGTCTCGTGGACCGCTGA